A single genomic interval of Picosynechococcus sp. PCC 7003 harbors:
- the hisB gene encoding imidazoleglycerol-phosphate dehydratase HisB — protein sequence MMPASSESPRIATVARVTGETNVKVTVNLDGTGKCEVNTGVPFLDHMLHQLCSHGLLDLHIQAQGDYEIDDHHTNEDVGITLGMAIAKAIGERKGIQRFGHFVAPLDEALVQVALDFSGRPHLSYGLEIPTERVGTYDTQLVREFFVAIVNHAQMTIHVRQLDGINSHHIIEATFKAFARAMRMALEIDPRRAATIPSSKGVL from the coding sequence ATGATGCCTGCTTCTTCTGAGTCCCCCCGGATTGCGACCGTTGCCCGGGTGACGGGTGAAACGAATGTGAAAGTAACGGTAAATCTGGATGGGACCGGCAAGTGTGAGGTAAATACGGGGGTGCCCTTCCTCGACCATATGCTGCACCAACTCTGCTCCCATGGTCTCTTGGATCTGCACATCCAGGCCCAAGGGGATTATGAAATCGACGACCACCACACCAATGAGGATGTGGGCATTACCTTGGGGATGGCGATCGCCAAAGCCATTGGAGAACGCAAAGGGATTCAGCGGTTTGGTCATTTTGTCGCCCCTCTCGACGAGGCCTTAGTACAGGTCGCCTTAGATTTTTCCGGTCGGCCCCACCTCAGTTATGGCCTAGAAATCCCCACGGAACGGGTCGGCACCTACGATACCCAACTGGTGCGGGAATTTTTTGTGGCGATCGTGAACCATGCCCAAATGACGATCCATGTGCGCCAACTAGACGGCATCAATTCCCACCACATCATCGAAGCAACCTTTAAAGCCTTTGCCCGGGCGATGCGCATGGCCCTGGAAATTGACCCCCGTCGGGCGGCAACGATCCCCAGT